In Thermococcus chitonophagus, the genomic stretch CTCTGGGAACCTCTCCCTGAGCATCTTGTTGACCTCAACTATCCTCGGGCTTAGGAGGGGCTCCCCGTACTGGGACACTGTTATAGCCTTTGGATTGTCCCACCCATAATAGCCTGGTTTTGGAGCCTTACCCAGCTTTACCGCCACATTTGAATAACAAAATATACAGTCATGGTTGCATGCCGGAGTTAATTCGTAGCTTGGATGGTGAACTGGGTTGGGGTTGCTTAAATCTAAACCTTGACAGTAGTTGCAGTGTGTTGGCCATGTTATTTCATCTACGAACTTCTTCAAGAGTCTCGCTTCCTTGTTCTCCAGTACCTGAGGCTCAACTCCCATGAGCCTCGCGAACTCCTCCCACGAGTACTTCTTCATATTTTCACCTTCCTCCCGTCAGGTAGTCTTGAGTACTGGCCAAATTCCGTATTCTTAAGTTGTTCTCCCCTGAATACTGGTCCATCCCTGCAGACTAGGTAGGGGCCAAGGGCGCAACTTCCGCACACCCCGATTCCGCACTTCATGTACCTCTCTGCTGAGATCTGAACCCTTTCGTAGTTCATTATCTCCAGAACTTTCTTCAGCATTATCTCGGGCCCGCAGGCGTACACCTGCGTAAATTCTCCCTTTCTCTTCTCTAAAATATCGGTGGGAAACCCTTTAATTCCCTGGGAACCGTCGTCGGTAGTTATTATTACCTCATCAACGTAGTTCTCGATGTCTAGAAGGGCCAGCTCGTCTTTACTTCTTGCACCATAAATCAGGACTTTCTCCTCGAGGTTGCCGTACTTGGCGAGGGCGTATATTGGAGGAATTCCTATCCCTCCGGCAATCAATGCAACCTTCCCCTCAACTGGGAAAAATCCGTTCCCGTAGGGGCCCCTAATCCATACATAGTCTCCCTCTTTAAGATTGAATAGCTCTGAGGTGAACTTTCCAACTTTTTTCACGACTATAAGGTCTCTGTCAGCTAAGCTGAATGGTTTTTCTCCCTTTCCTGGGAGCCACGTCATTATAAACTGCCCTGGGGTGAAGTCCAACTTCTTGTCAAATCTAAATGCCCTAACGTTCTTCGCGACCTCCCACACTTCCTTCAGCCGAACCCTCTCTAACAATCCTCTCCCCCCTTGGTTTTCCTATTATCTCATCCTCTTCCATCACTACCTCTCCCCTAAGGATCGTCATTATAACCTTTCCCTTCAGCTTCCATCCTTCGTAGGGGGTCCATCCTGCTTTTGTGTAGAAGTTTTCAGCTTTGACAGTCCATTCTCTCTTCATATCGATGATTATAATATCGGCATCTCTTCCTTCTTCCCAGCCCTTGTTTTTTATTCCGAAGATTCTCGCTGGGTTTATGCTCATCTTTTCCACTATGTCCCATAGTGTTATCAGGCCTTTATTCACTGCATCCAGAAGTAAGTGAACTTCAGTTTCTAGCCCAGGAAGTCCCGCTGAGCCGGCCTCTTTATCTTCTGGTGTGTGCGGGGCATGATCAC encodes the following:
- a CDS encoding dihydroorotate dehydrogenase electron transfer subunit; translated protein: MLERVRLKEVWEVAKNVRAFRFDKKLDFTPGQFIMTWLPGKGEKPFSLADRDLIVVKKVGKFTSELFNLKEGDYVWIRGPYGNGFFPVEGKVALIAGGIGIPPIYALAKYGNLEEKVLIYGARSKDELALLDIENYVDEVIITTDDGSQGIKGFPTDILEKRKGEFTQVYACGPEIMLKKVLEIMNYERVQISAERYMKCGIGVCGSCALGPYLVCRDGPVFRGEQLKNTEFGQYSRLPDGRKVKI